In Panthera leo isolate Ple1 chromosome B3, P.leo_Ple1_pat1.1, whole genome shotgun sequence, a single genomic region encodes these proteins:
- the SLC51B gene encoding organic solute transporter subunit beta, producing the protein MDHNDGVIQAPAGTVVPQELLEEMLWFFRVEDASPWNYSIFALVGVVIVISIVLLRKSIQANRNQKTLRKNKLETTTLEVQDLAEAGAREDNNLNMLRETLLSEKQNLAQVETELKGRKVPLVLLPDPQESES; encoded by the exons ATGGACCACAATGACGGTGTCATCCAAGCTCCAGCTGGCACCGTGGTGCCTCAGGAACTGCTGGAAGAAATGCTTTGGTTTTTTCGGGTAGAAGATG CATCTCCTTGGAATTATTCCATCTTTGCCCTGGTGGGTGTGGTGATTGTGATAAGCATCGTCCTCCTGAGAAAGAGCATCCAGGCAAACAG AAATCAAAAGACACTGAGGaaaaacaaactggaaacaacaacTCTGGAAGTCCAAGACTTGGCTGAGGCCGGAGCCAGAGAGGACAACAATCTGAACATGCTAAGAGAGACTTTGCTCtcagaaaagcaaaatttggCCCAGGTGGAAACTGAGTTAAAAGGGAGAAAGGTGCCACTGGTTCTCCTTCCAGACCCACAAGAATCCGAGAGCTAG